In Pseudoroseomonas cervicalis, the DNA window GAAGGGGGCCAGGCAAGGTTGAGGGGGCTTTGCCCCCTCAAACTCCCCCAGCAGGGGGACAGGGTCCCCCTGCACCCGCCTTCAGTTTTCCAGCCGGACGCCGGCATTGCGGGCCACGGCGCGCCATTTGGCGATCTCGGCGCTGACGAAGGCGCCCGCCTCCTCCAGGCTCTGCGGCGCCGGGGTGCCGCCCAGCTGCACCATGCGCGCGGCGAAACCCGGATCGCGCAGCAGGGCGGTGACGTCCTCATTCACCTTGCGCAGCACCGGCTCCGGCGTGCCGGTAGGGGCGCAGAGGCCGGCCCAGCCGATCGCCTCATAGCCCGGCAGGGTCTCGGCGATGGCCGGCACCTGCGGCAGCTGCATCGCGCGGGCGATGGAGGTGACGCCCAGCGCCTTGATGCGGCCGGCCTGCACATGCGGCAGGGCGCTGGCGACACTGTCGAACATCATCGGGATGTTGCCGCCCAGCAGGTCCGCCACCGCCGGGCCGCTGCCACGATAGGGGATGTGGGTCAGGCGGATGCCGGCCTGGTGCGCGAACATCTCCGCCGCCATGTGCTGCGAGGTGCCGGGCCCGCCGCTGCCATAGTTGATGGTCCCCGGCGCCTGGCGGGCGGCGGCGATCAGCTCCCCGACACTGTTCGGCGCGAAGGAAGGATGCGCCACGATCATCAGCGGCACGGTGAAGACCGTGGTGATGTAGGCGAAATCCTTCTCCGCGTCATAGGGCAGGCTGGCGATGACGCTGGGATTGATGCCATGCGTGCCGCTGGTCGACGCCGCCAGCGTGTAACCATCCGGCGCCGAGCGGGCGGCGGCATCGGTGCCGACCACGCCGGCGCCGCCGGAGCGGTTCTCCACCACCACGCGCTGCGGCCAGCGGCGCGACAGCTCATCGGCGACCAGGCGCAGCATGGTGTCGGTGGCCTGGCCCGGCGGGAAGGGAATCACCAGCCGCACCGGGCGGGCGGGCCAGGCGGGGTCGGCGGCGCGGGCAGCGGTGCCGGCCAGCAGGGCGGGCAGCGCCAGGGCGGCGCGGCGGGACAGGGTCATTTGGCGTTCCTCCGGAATGTCGCGGGCTGCATAGGCAGGCCGCCCCCCCGGGGCAAGCGCATCCCCCCTGCCCTGCCCCCGCCTGGCCTCAGACCTCCCCGGCGCGGTTGCCCAGCACCGCCTCGACCCGGCGGGCGGCCTGCAGGAAACGCGCATCCTCACCGCGGAAACCGACCAGCTGCAGCGCCACCGGCAAATTGTTCGGGCCGCGCTCCACCGGCAGGCTCAGCGAGGGGTTGTGCAGCAGCGACCAGATGCGGATGAAGACGGAGCTGCCGGTGTCGGCGACCGGTGTCGCCTCGCCCAGCGTCGCCGGCATCACCAGCAGGTCCACATCCCGCGCCGCATCGAGGAAGAGCCGCCGGCACTGATCCGCCGCATCCAGCGCCGCGGCGTAGTCGGCGGCCGAATAGGTGTCGCCCAGCGCGAGATAGTCGAGCAGCGCCTGGTCGCATTTCTCCGGGTGGTTCCGGCGGATCGCGTCGTATTCGCGGGCCAGGTCATAGGCCATGATGACGTCCTGCTCGGCGCCGATGCGCTCGAAGCCCGCAGGCATGTCGAGCGGCGCGACGGCGAAGCCGGCATTGGCCAGGCGCCGCAGCTGGCGCTCGAAGAAGTCCTGCATGAAGGGCTCGGCCCCGGCCAGGGCGGCGGGGCGCCAGACGCCGATGCGCAGCCGGCCCGGCATCGCCGCCTCCACATCGAAGCGCGGATCGCCGGTGAAGCCGCGCATGAACAGCATCGCATCCTCGACCGAGCGGGTCAGCGGCCCGATCACGTCGAGCGGCCGGGAATAGGTGCGGATGCCGACATAGGGGATGGCGTCCAGCGTCGGCTTGAAACCCACCGCGCCGCTGAAGGAGGCCGGCCGCAGGATGGAGCCCGCCGTCTGCGTGCCGATCGAGATCGGCGTCATGAAATCCGCCACCGCCGCGCCGGAGCCGGCCGAGGAGGCGGCCGGGCTGCGCGTCGGGTCATGCGGGTTGCGGCAGGGCCCGGGCAGCATGATGGCGTGGCGGGAGACGGTGTTCTTGCCGAGGATGGCGAAGCCCAGCCGCCGCGCCATGGCGACCACCGGCGCGTCCTGCACCGGCTGGCGGCCCGGAAAAATCTCCGGCTCGCCCCATTCGGTCGGCATGTCGGCGGTGTCGATCGTGTCCTTCAGGCCGAGCGGCACGCCGTCGAACAGCGCCTGGGGGCCGTCGCGGTCCACCGCGCGGGCGCGGGCCAGCGCGGCATCGGCGGCGACATGCACCCAGGCGCGCACCGTGTCGTCGCGCGCGGCGATGCGCTCCAGGCAGGCTTCCACCCAGGCCTCGCTGCGCAGGCGGCCGGCCCGCAGGGCGCGGATGCCATCCGCCGCGGTCAGCCGGGTGAGATCGGAAGGCGCCGGGCGCCGGGCGGGAGGGGCGATGTCCATGGTCTCGTCCTCTAGCGGTGGGTGGCGCCGGCGCGGCCGATATAGAGATCGGCCATGCGTTCATTCGCCAGCAGGGCGGCGCCGGTATCGGCCAGCACCACCCGCCCCTGGTCCAGGATGTAGCCGCGATCGCTGAGGGCCAGCGCCTGCCGGGCGCGCTGCTCCACCATCAGCACGGAGACGCCGAGCCCAGGCAGCTTGCGCACCTCGGCGAAGACCTGCTCGGTCAGCGCGGGCGACAGCGCGGCGGAGGGCTCGTCGAGCAGGATCAGGCGCGGCGCCGAGATCAGCGCGCGGGCGAAGGCCAGCTGCTGCCGCTCGCCGCCCGAGAGGCTGCCGGCGGCGGTGCGGCGCCGCGCGGCCAGCGCCGGAAACAGCTCCAGCATCGCCTCCAGCCGCCCCGGCGCGGCGCATTCGACGACCTGGAGATTCTCCAGCACGGTGAGGCCGCCGAAGACATTGCGCACCTGCGGCACATAGGCGATGCCGGCGCGGATCCGCCCCTCCACCGGCATGCGGCGCAGATCCTGCCGCTCGAAGCGGATCTCGCCGGACAGCCGCGGCAGCATGCCCATCACCGCCTTGATCAGGGTGGATTTGCCGGCGCCATTGGTGCCGGCGATGGTGACGATCTCCCCCGCATCGACATGCATGTCGATGCCGGTGACGATGTCGACCTCGCCATAGCCGCCGGCGATGTTCTCCAGGCGGAGCAGGCTCATGCCACACCTCCCATATAGGCCTCGCGCACCCGCGCATCCTCGAGCACGGCATCCGGCGTGCCCTCGGCGATGACGCGGCCGCGATCCATCACGTAGAAGCGCCGCGCCAGCCGGGCGAGCTCGTCCAGATTGTGCTCGATGATCACGACGGTCATGCCGCGCGCGTTCAGCTCGGCGACCTTGCCGGCGATCTCGCCCACCAGCACGGGATTGACGCCGGCGAAGGGCTCGTCGAGCAGGAGGCAGCTGGGCTGCAGCATCAGCAGCCGGCCCAGCTCCAGCAGCTTCTTCTGGCCGCCGGAGAGCCGCCCCGCCATCTCACCCGCCACGCGGGTGAGGTTGAGGAAGGCCAGCAGCTCGCGGGCGCGCTCGGCGATCTCCGCCTCCTCGCGCTTCACCTGGGCGGGGCGCAGCAGCAGATTGGCCAGCCGCTCCCCGGCCTGCGCCGGCGCCGCCGTCATCATGTTGTCGAAGACGGTCATGTGGCCGAATTCGCGCGGCACCTGGAAGGTGCGCGCCAGGCCGCGCCGCACCCGGTGATGCACGGGAAGCGCGCCGATCTCCTCCCCCTGCAGCCGGATGCTGCCGGCATCGGGGCGGATATGGCCGGTGATGGCGCTGAACAGCGTGCTCTTGCCGGCGCCATTGGTGCCGATGATGCCGAGCAGATCGCCCTGCTCGACCGAGACCGAGACATCGTCCAGCGCCCTGAGCCCGCCGAAGCTCAGCGTGACGCCCTGGGTGGAAAGCAGCGCCATGCTCACAGGCTCCTCGGCTTGCCGCGTTGCAGGAGGCCGTTCGGGAAATAGAGGATGGTGCAGACCAACCCGACACCGATCACCCAGATGCGCAGGCTGGCCATCTGCACCTCGCTGACGCCGGGGATGACGCCGCCCATGAAGCGCGAGCCCTCGAGGAAGCCCATCAGCAGCACCGTGCCGGCCACCACGCCGGAGAGCCGCCCGACGCCGCCCATGATGATGGCGATCCAGACATAGAAGGTGATCAGCGGCACATATTGCTCGGGGCCGATGAAGGTGAGGAAATGCGCCTGGAAGGCCCCGGCGAGACCGGCCAGCCCGGCGCCCACCATCAGCGAGCGCGTCTTGAAGGAGGCCGGATCCTTGCCCAGGGCCTGCACCGCCACCTCATTGTCGCGGATGGCGGTGATGGCGCGGCCGAAGGGGCTGGCGATGATGCGGCGGATGCCCCAGAAGGCCAGCGGCACGACGATGGCGAGGCTGGCCAGGATCCACCAAT includes these proteins:
- a CDS encoding tripartite tricarboxylate transporter substrate binding protein, which codes for MTLSRRAALALPALLAGTAARAADPAWPARPVRLVIPFPPGQATDTMLRLVADELSRRWPQRVVVENRSGGAGVVGTDAAARSAPDGYTLAASTSGTHGINPSVIASLPYDAEKDFAYITTVFTVPLMIVAHPSFAPNSVGELIAAARQAPGTINYGSGGPGTSQHMAAEMFAHQAGIRLTHIPYRGSGPAVADLLGGNIPMMFDSVASALPHVQAGRIKALGVTSIARAMQLPQVPAIAETLPGYEAIGWAGLCAPTGTPEPVLRKVNEDVTALLRDPGFAARMVQLGGTPAPQSLEEAGAFVSAEIAKWRAVARNAGVRLEN
- a CDS encoding amidase, which encodes MDIAPPARRPAPSDLTRLTAADGIRALRAGRLRSEAWVEACLERIAARDDTVRAWVHVAADAALARARAVDRDGPQALFDGVPLGLKDTIDTADMPTEWGEPEIFPGRQPVQDAPVVAMARRLGFAILGKNTVSRHAIMLPGPCRNPHDPTRSPAASSAGSGAAVADFMTPISIGTQTAGSILRPASFSGAVGFKPTLDAIPYVGIRTYSRPLDVIGPLTRSVEDAMLFMRGFTGDPRFDVEAAMPGRLRIGVWRPAALAGAEPFMQDFFERQLRRLANAGFAVAPLDMPAGFERIGAEQDVIMAYDLAREYDAIRRNHPEKCDQALLDYLALGDTYSAADYAAALDAADQCRRLFLDAARDVDLLVMPATLGEATPVADTGSSVFIRIWSLLHNPSLSLPVERGPNNLPVALQLVGFRGEDARFLQAARRVEAVLGNRAGEV
- a CDS encoding ABC transporter ATP-binding protein, which produces MSLLRLENIAGGYGEVDIVTGIDMHVDAGEIVTIAGTNGAGKSTLIKAVMGMLPRLSGEIRFERQDLRRMPVEGRIRAGIAYVPQVRNVFGGLTVLENLQVVECAAPGRLEAMLELFPALAARRRTAAGSLSGGERQQLAFARALISAPRLILLDEPSAALSPALTEQVFAEVRKLPGLGVSVLMVEQRARQALALSDRGYILDQGRVVLADTGAALLANERMADLYIGRAGATHR
- a CDS encoding ABC transporter ATP-binding protein, encoding MALLSTQGVTLSFGGLRALDDVSVSVEQGDLLGIIGTNGAGKSTLFSAITGHIRPDAGSIRLQGEEIGALPVHHRVRRGLARTFQVPREFGHMTVFDNMMTAAPAQAGERLANLLLRPAQVKREEAEIAERARELLAFLNLTRVAGEMAGRLSGGQKKLLELGRLLMLQPSCLLLDEPFAGVNPVLVGEIAGKVAELNARGMTVVIIEHNLDELARLARRFYVMDRGRVIAEGTPDAVLEDARVREAYMGGVA
- a CDS encoding branched-chain amino acid ABC transporter permease — encoded protein: MEEILAYSLAISITIGIYLLLAGGLSLQYGFTGLINFGHVGFFAIGAYGSALLAMQGVPILLSMLAATALAALSAWPLGAVALRLSGHYLAIVTLGFSESVRMVLQKEEWLTRGVHGLPGIPRLFGEWGGRQADWWILASLAIVVPLAFWGIRRIIASPFGRAITAIRDNEVAVQALGKDPASFKTRSLMVGAGLAGLAGAFQAHFLTFIGPEQYVPLITFYVWIAIIMGGVGRLSGVVAGTVLLMGFLEGSRFMGGVIPGVSEVQMASLRIWVIGVGLVCTILYFPNGLLQRGKPRSL